One Streptomyces hundungensis DNA segment encodes these proteins:
- a CDS encoding carbohydrate ABC transporter permease, giving the protein MTTTAPPAHPRPVPEHSPGAARGPRRPGRIRRIGLPYLLLLPALLLELLVHLVPMVIGITMSFKELTQFYIRQWGTAPWSGTDNYRLAVDFHGAVGEALLHSFLVTVVFTLLSVSLCWLIGTAAAIAMQDSFRGRGLLRTVFLVPYALPVYAAVITWAFMFQHDNGLVNHVLHDQLHLTDKPSFWLIGDNSFYALLTVSVWKGWPFAFLIVMAGLQNIPRELYEAAALDGAGMWQQIRRITLPSLRPVNQVLVLVLFLWTFNDFNTPYVLFGKSAPAAADLISIHIYQSSFVTWNFGTGSAMSVLLLLFLLVVTGAYLLLTSRGRRTADV; this is encoded by the coding sequence ATGACGACCACGGCCCCTCCCGCCCACCCGCGGCCGGTGCCCGAGCACTCCCCCGGGGCGGCGCGCGGCCCGCGCCGCCCCGGGCGGATCAGGCGCATCGGACTGCCGTATCTGCTCCTGCTGCCCGCGCTGCTCCTCGAACTCCTCGTGCATCTGGTGCCGATGGTCATCGGGATCACGATGAGCTTCAAGGAACTCACCCAGTTCTACATCCGCCAGTGGGGCACGGCCCCCTGGTCCGGCACGGACAACTACCGCCTGGCGGTGGACTTCCACGGCGCGGTCGGTGAAGCCCTGCTGCACTCCTTCCTCGTCACGGTCGTCTTCACCCTGCTCTCGGTGAGCCTGTGCTGGCTGATCGGCACCGCGGCGGCGATCGCCATGCAGGACTCCTTCCGCGGCCGCGGTCTGCTGCGGACCGTGTTCCTGGTGCCGTACGCGCTGCCGGTCTATGCGGCCGTCATCACCTGGGCGTTCATGTTCCAGCACGACAACGGCCTGGTGAACCACGTCCTGCACGACCAGTTGCACCTGACGGACAAGCCGTCCTTCTGGCTCATCGGCGACAACAGCTTCTACGCCCTGCTGACCGTGTCGGTGTGGAAGGGCTGGCCGTTCGCGTTCCTCATCGTGATGGCCGGCCTCCAGAACATCCCGAGGGAGCTGTACGAGGCCGCGGCGCTGGACGGTGCGGGGATGTGGCAGCAGATCCGCCGCATCACCCTCCCGTCGCTGCGGCCGGTCAACCAAGTGCTCGTCCTGGTGCTGTTCCTGTGGACGTTCAACGACTTCAACACCCCCTACGTCCTGTTCGGCAAGTCCGCGCCCGCGGCCGCCGACCTCATCTCCATCCACATCTACCAGTCGTCGTTCGTCACCTGGAACTTCGGCACCGGCTCCGCCATGTCCGTCCTGCTGCTGCTGTTCCTGCTGGTCGTGACGGGCGCCTATCTGCTGCTGACCTCCCGAGGAAGGAGGACGGCCGATGTCTAG
- a CDS encoding DUF1996 domain-containing protein: MPRRSKLLSGTLIASAVLLTTLGLGGVATGFDARSAGPSSGAPLAPAHADHAMAAMPASTASSPEDPDGDGYIVANPQVTNVSPSTQDPPHRYFHEFQANCSVTHTAPDDPIVYPQQPGKSHDHTFMGNTSTNANSTTASLDAGSTTCKAPGDKSGYWMPSLFNGAQKILPVGPQTIYYKAGVTDYTSVRPFPKGLRFVVGSPMQTADEFRNHRGFVEGWECGDSYFNVNFPASCPSRADVQLNIRFQAPSCWDGKYLDTPDHKSHMSYPVVKPGTNDNMCPADHPVALPMIEFKMAFPVNGDLSQARLASGPGYSFHYDFFNAWDDATLKALVNDCVVGGLQCDARGHDQTHPEAGAALDANYRLP, from the coding sequence ATGCCACGGAGATCGAAGCTCCTCTCCGGCACGTTGATCGCGAGCGCGGTCCTGCTGACCACGCTCGGTCTGGGCGGCGTCGCCACCGGGTTCGACGCCCGCTCGGCCGGCCCCTCGTCCGGCGCACCGCTCGCCCCCGCCCACGCGGACCACGCCATGGCGGCCATGCCCGCGTCCACCGCGAGCTCGCCCGAGGATCCCGATGGCGACGGATACATCGTGGCGAACCCGCAGGTCACGAACGTCTCCCCGTCGACACAGGATCCGCCGCACCGCTACTTCCACGAGTTCCAGGCCAACTGTTCGGTGACCCACACCGCGCCGGACGACCCGATCGTCTATCCGCAGCAGCCGGGCAAGTCCCACGACCACACGTTCATGGGCAACACCTCGACCAACGCGAACAGCACCACGGCCTCCCTTGACGCGGGCTCCACGACCTGCAAGGCCCCCGGGGACAAGTCGGGCTACTGGATGCCCAGCCTGTTCAACGGCGCTCAGAAGATCCTGCCGGTCGGCCCCCAGACGATCTACTACAAGGCCGGCGTCACCGACTACACCAGCGTCCGCCCCTTCCCCAAGGGCCTGCGCTTCGTGGTCGGAAGTCCGATGCAGACGGCCGACGAGTTCCGCAACCACCGCGGCTTCGTCGAGGGCTGGGAGTGCGGCGACAGCTACTTCAACGTCAACTTCCCCGCCAGCTGCCCGAGCCGGGCCGATGTCCAGCTCAACATCCGTTTCCAGGCGCCCAGTTGCTGGGACGGGAAGTACCTGGACACGCCCGACCACAAGAGTCACATGTCCTATCCCGTGGTCAAGCCCGGCACCAACGACAACATGTGCCCGGCCGACCACCCGGTCGCACTGCCGATGATCGAGTTCAAGATGGCGTTCCCGGTCAACGGCGACCTCTCCCAGGCGAGGCTGGCGAGCGGGCCGGGCTACTCCTTCCACTACGACTTCTTCAACGCCTGGGACGACGCCACGCTCAAGGCACTGGTCAACGACTGCGTCGTCGGCGGCCTCCAGTGCGACGCGCGCGGCCACGACCAGACGCACCCCGAGGCGGGTGCGGCGCTGGACGCCAACTACCGCCTCCCCTGA
- a CDS encoding coagulation factor 5/8 type domain-containing protein, which produces MPPVPPPDSPAPRPSAIARRTMLGAVAAAAASAPLMTGLAAPASAAPASASPASVRPRALSGGGDLGPNVLVFDPGTPNIQATLDDIFHRQEAAQFGTGRYALLFKPGTYSGLNAQIGFYTSIAGLGLSPDDTTINGDVTVDAGWANGNATQNFWRSAENLALVPVNGTNRWAVAQAAPFRRMHVRGGLNLAPSGYGWASGGYIADCRIDGQVGPYSQQQWYTRDSAIGGWVNAVWNMVFSGVQGAPAQSFPNPPYTTLDTTPISREKPFLYLNGSEFRVFLPEKRTNARGVTWGNGTPRGTSLSLSQFYVAKPGVSAATLNQALAQGLHLLLTPGIYHVDQPLQVNRDNTVVLGLGYATIVPDNGVTALRVADVDGVRLAGFLIDAGPVNSRTLLEVGPSGASRDHSANPTTVQDVFVRVGGAGAGKATTSMVINSRNTVVDHTWVWRADHGTGVGWDTNRADYGVVVNGDDVLCTGLFVEHFNKYDVQWLGQRGRTIFFQNEKAYDAPNQAAVQDGNVKGYAAYKVAGNVTSHEAWGLGSYCNYTADPGIVQHHGFAAPNTAGVKFHDLLVVSLGGNGQYEHVINEVGAPTSGTSTTPSTVVAYP; this is translated from the coding sequence ATGCCCCCAGTTCCGCCGCCCGATTCCCCCGCCCCCCGCCCCTCCGCGATCGCGCGCCGCACCATGCTCGGCGCCGTCGCCGCGGCCGCCGCCTCGGCGCCGCTGATGACGGGCCTGGCCGCCCCGGCTTCGGCCGCCCCCGCTTCGGCGTCCCCCGCGTCCGTGCGGCCGCGCGCTCTGTCCGGCGGGGGAGACCTCGGCCCCAACGTGCTGGTCTTCGACCCGGGCACACCCAACATCCAGGCCACCCTCGACGACATCTTCCACCGTCAGGAGGCGGCACAGTTCGGCACCGGCCGCTACGCCCTGCTGTTCAAACCCGGCACCTACAGCGGACTCAACGCACAGATCGGCTTCTACACCTCGATCGCGGGTCTCGGCCTGTCACCGGACGACACCACCATCAACGGCGATGTCACGGTCGACGCGGGGTGGGCCAACGGCAACGCCACCCAGAACTTCTGGCGCTCCGCCGAGAACCTGGCCCTCGTCCCGGTCAACGGCACCAACCGCTGGGCCGTCGCCCAGGCCGCGCCGTTCCGCCGGATGCATGTGCGCGGCGGCCTCAACCTGGCGCCGTCCGGCTACGGCTGGGCCAGCGGCGGCTACATCGCCGACTGCCGCATCGACGGCCAGGTCGGACCGTACTCGCAACAGCAGTGGTACACCCGGGACAGCGCGATCGGCGGCTGGGTCAACGCCGTGTGGAACATGGTGTTCTCCGGTGTCCAGGGTGCCCCCGCGCAGAGCTTCCCCAATCCTCCGTACACCACGCTGGACACGACGCCCATCTCCCGCGAGAAGCCCTTCCTGTACCTCAACGGGAGCGAGTTCCGTGTCTTCCTGCCGGAGAAGCGCACCAATGCCCGCGGTGTCACCTGGGGGAACGGCACTCCCCGGGGCACCTCGCTGTCCCTGTCGCAGTTCTATGTCGCCAAGCCGGGCGTGAGCGCGGCCACCCTCAACCAAGCGCTCGCGCAGGGCCTCCACCTCCTGCTGACCCCGGGCATCTACCACGTCGACCAGCCCCTCCAGGTCAACCGGGACAACACCGTCGTCCTCGGGCTCGGGTACGCGACGATCGTGCCGGACAACGGAGTCACCGCGCTGCGCGTCGCCGACGTGGACGGCGTACGGCTCGCCGGATTCCTCATCGACGCGGGGCCGGTCAACTCCCGGACCCTGCTTGAGGTCGGCCCCAGCGGCGCCTCGCGCGACCACTCGGCCAACCCCACCACCGTGCAGGACGTCTTCGTACGCGTCGGCGGCGCGGGGGCCGGCAAGGCCACCACCAGCATGGTCATCAACAGCCGCAACACCGTCGTCGACCACACCTGGGTCTGGCGCGCCGACCACGGCACGGGTGTCGGCTGGGACACCAACCGCGCCGACTACGGCGTCGTCGTCAACGGCGACGACGTGCTGTGCACCGGCCTGTTCGTGGAGCACTTCAACAAGTACGACGTGCAGTGGCTGGGCCAGCGGGGCCGCACCATCTTCTTCCAGAACGAGAAGGCCTACGACGCCCCGAACCAGGCCGCGGTCCAGGACGGCAACGTCAAGGGTTACGCGGCCTACAAGGTGGCCGGCAACGTCACCTCGCACGAGGCCTGGGGGCTCGGCAGCTACTGCAACTACACCGCCGACCCCGGCATCGTGCAGCACCACGGATTCGCCGCCCCCAACACGGCGGGGGTGAAGTTCCACGACCTCCTCGTGGTCTCGCTCGGCGGCAACGGACAGTACGAGCACGTCATCAACGAAGTCGGGGCACCGACATCGGGCACCTCCACGACACCGTCCACGGTGGTCGCGTACCCGTGA
- a CDS encoding discoidin domain-containing protein encodes MSRPPHTRPRRLLAPLTAGVLAAGALAALPATTAHAAGSVVKVTGTQGNWQLAVDGRPYQIKGLTWGPSVSDADKYMPDLQSMGVNTIRTWGTDASSKPLFDSAAAHGIKVIAGFWLQPGGGPGAGGCVNYITDTTYKNQVLDEFPKWVGTYKDNPGVLMWDVGNESVLGLQNCYSGDELERQRTAYTTLVNDITKKIHGIDPNHPVTSTDAWVGAWPYFKKNAPDLDLYAVNSYNAVCDVKSAWEQGGYTKPYIITETGPAGEWEVPDDANGVPQEPTDQAKADGYTRAWGCVTGHRGVALGATMFHYGTEYDFGGIWFNLLPAGQKRLSYYAVKRAYGADTSHDNTPPVISALDVEGGTAGVQAGRDVTLDVRATDPNGDPIGYEVLDNSNYLDGSKQLVSLPFTNLGGGRLRFTAPDRPGVWKVYVKATDGHGNVGVETRSIKVVPPVVSGTNVARGKPATASSFQASYGDCPCTAANAVDGNATTRWASDWSDPQWLRVDLGTRTTFSHVQLLWEASYAKAYTIQTSDDGQNWQTLRTVTDGNGGVDDFDVHGTGRYVRVNGTARGTGYGYSLYEFGVYN; translated from the coding sequence ATGAGCCGACCACCCCATACCCGACCACGCCGTCTGCTGGCCCCCCTGACCGCGGGGGTCCTTGCCGCCGGGGCGCTGGCCGCGCTGCCCGCCACCACCGCCCACGCCGCCGGGAGCGTCGTCAAGGTGACGGGCACCCAGGGCAACTGGCAGCTCGCCGTCGACGGACGGCCGTATCAGATCAAGGGCCTGACCTGGGGACCTTCCGTCTCCGACGCCGACAAGTACATGCCCGACCTCCAGTCCATGGGCGTCAACACCATCCGCACCTGGGGCACCGACGCCTCCAGCAAGCCGCTGTTCGACTCGGCGGCGGCCCACGGCATCAAGGTCATCGCCGGTTTCTGGCTCCAGCCCGGCGGCGGGCCCGGTGCGGGCGGCTGCGTCAACTACATCACCGACACCACGTACAAGAACCAGGTGCTCGACGAGTTCCCCAAGTGGGTGGGGACCTACAAGGACAATCCGGGGGTCCTCATGTGGGACGTCGGCAACGAGTCCGTGCTCGGTCTCCAGAACTGTTACAGCGGCGATGAGCTGGAGCGCCAGCGCACCGCCTACACCACGCTCGTCAACGACATCACCAAGAAGATCCACGGCATCGACCCGAACCACCCGGTGACCTCCACGGACGCCTGGGTCGGCGCATGGCCGTACTTCAAGAAGAACGCCCCCGACCTCGACCTGTACGCGGTCAACTCCTACAACGCGGTGTGTGACGTCAAGTCGGCCTGGGAGCAAGGGGGTTACACCAAGCCGTACATCATCACCGAGACCGGACCGGCCGGCGAGTGGGAGGTGCCCGACGACGCCAACGGCGTGCCCCAGGAACCCACCGACCAGGCCAAGGCCGACGGCTACACCCGAGCGTGGGGATGTGTCACCGGGCACAGGGGTGTGGCGCTCGGGGCGACGATGTTCCACTACGGGACGGAGTACGACTTCGGCGGCATCTGGTTCAACCTGCTGCCCGCCGGACAGAAGCGTCTTTCGTACTACGCGGTGAAGCGGGCCTACGGCGCGGACACCTCGCACGACAACACCCCGCCCGTCATCTCCGCCCTGGACGTCGAGGGCGGTACCGCCGGTGTGCAGGCGGGCCGTGATGTCACCCTGGACGTCCGGGCCACCGACCCCAACGGCGATCCGATCGGCTACGAGGTCCTGGACAACAGCAACTACCTCGACGGTAGCAAGCAGTTGGTGTCCCTGCCGTTCACCAACCTGGGCGGAGGGCGGCTGAGGTTCACGGCGCCGGACCGGCCCGGCGTCTGGAAGGTCTACGTCAAGGCGACCGACGGGCACGGCAACGTCGGGGTGGAGACCCGTTCCATCAAGGTGGTGCCGCCGGTGGTGAGCGGCACCAACGTGGCCCGGGGCAAGCCCGCCACCGCGTCGTCGTTCCAGGCGAGTTACGGCGACTGCCCGTGCACGGCGGCGAACGCGGTGGACGGCAACGCCACCACCCGCTGGGCCAGCGACTGGAGCGACCCGCAGTGGCTGCGCGTCGACCTCGGCACCCGCACGACCTTCTCCCATGTGCAGCTGCTGTGGGAGGCGTCCTACGCCAAGGCCTACACCATTCAGACCTCGGACGACGGCCAGAACTGGCAGACCCTGCGCACCGTGACCGACGGCAATGGAGGCGTGGACGACTTCGACGTCCACGGCACCGGCCGCTACGTCCGGGTCAACGGCACGGCACGCGGGACCGGTTACGGCTATTCGCTGTACGAGTTCGGCGTCTACAACTGA
- a CDS encoding ABC transporter substrate-binding protein: MRTMRAAAIGAATLSLALAATACGGGSATGGGSNDAPKTLTYWASNQGASVSADEKILRPELDKFEKKTGIKVKLEVVPWSDLLNRILTATTSGQGPDVMNIGNSWSASLQATGALLPWDAANFAKIGGKDRFVESALGSTGALGKDPAAVPLYSMAYALYYNKQAFAEAGISKPPVTWDELVADGKKIEATGKNGLGAEGSNLSNNIHQVFVLAKQHGADFFTTDGKPSFTSDGAVAAVKQYVDLMAKDKIVNQSNAEYAQNQSLSDFAKGRTGMVLWQTASATFKSMGMKDSEWGVTAAPVQSGAPGSGAQTNSMVAGINMAVFKNTHNLDGAAQFVKFMTSDEEQKLLNTTYGSIPPVKAAQLDPAFNAQGTAVLRQTLAGSAQALPQVADESQFETAVGTAVKDLFADAAAGRAVTTESVRAKLQKAQQQMPAK; the protein is encoded by the coding sequence ATGCGCACCATGCGAGCCGCGGCCATAGGCGCCGCCACCCTCTCTCTCGCCCTCGCGGCCACGGCCTGCGGAGGCGGTTCGGCCACCGGCGGCGGGTCCAACGACGCGCCCAAGACGCTCACTTACTGGGCCTCGAACCAGGGCGCCAGCGTCTCGGCGGACGAGAAGATCCTCCGGCCCGAGCTCGACAAGTTCGAGAAGAAGACGGGCATCAAGGTGAAGCTGGAGGTCGTGCCCTGGTCGGATCTGCTGAACCGGATCCTGACCGCGACCACCTCGGGCCAGGGCCCGGACGTGATGAACATCGGCAACAGCTGGAGCGCCTCCCTCCAGGCGACCGGGGCGCTGCTGCCGTGGGACGCCGCGAACTTCGCGAAGATCGGCGGCAAGGACCGGTTCGTCGAATCGGCGCTCGGCTCGACCGGCGCCCTCGGCAAGGACCCGGCCGCGGTCCCGCTGTACTCGATGGCGTACGCGCTCTACTACAACAAGCAGGCCTTCGCCGAGGCCGGCATCTCCAAGCCGCCGGTCACCTGGGACGAGTTGGTGGCCGACGGCAAGAAGATCGAGGCCACGGGCAAGAACGGCCTGGGGGCCGAGGGCTCGAACCTGTCGAACAACATCCACCAGGTCTTCGTCCTCGCCAAGCAGCACGGCGCCGACTTCTTCACCACCGACGGCAAGCCCAGCTTCACGAGCGACGGGGCGGTAGCGGCCGTCAAGCAGTACGTCGACCTGATGGCCAAGGACAAGATCGTCAACCAGAGCAACGCCGAGTACGCCCAGAACCAGTCCCTGAGCGACTTCGCCAAGGGCCGGACGGGGATGGTGCTGTGGCAGACCGCATCGGCCACCTTCAAGTCGATGGGGATGAAGGACTCCGAGTGGGGCGTGACCGCCGCACCCGTGCAGTCCGGGGCGCCCGGCAGCGGGGCGCAGACCAACTCGATGGTGGCCGGCATCAACATGGCCGTCTTCAAGAACACCCACAACCTCGACGGCGCCGCGCAGTTCGTGAAGTTCATGACCAGCGACGAGGAGCAGAAGCTGCTCAACACCACCTACGGATCCATTCCCCCCGTCAAGGCGGCCCAGTTGGACCCGGCGTTCAACGCGCAGGGCACGGCGGTGCTCCGCCAGACCCTGGCGGGCAGCGCGCAGGCGCTGCCGCAGGTCGCCGACGAGTCGCAGTTCGAGACGGCGGTGGGCACGGCGGTGAAGGACCTGTTCGCGGACGCGGCGGCCGGCCGGGCGGTGACCACCGAATCGGTGCGGGCCAAGCTGCAAAAGGCCCAGCAGCAGATGCCCGCGAAGTGA
- a CDS encoding LacI family DNA-binding transcriptional regulator, translated as MSRQAPTLEDVAREAGVSRATVSRVVNGVRNVDPAIQEQVQRAIERTGYAPNRAARSLVTRRAETIALVVSGAGSGPQETQEAFAARVFADPFFGRVVAGVVGFLRPRSMHPVLMFAESADDRHEVLTYLRQGRADGALVVSTHADDPLPTLLAAAKLPTVLFARPTPPVPLSYVDLDHRDGGRLAALALLERGCRRPATVTGPLAVSASQERLAGFRDTMARGGHPYVPLAEGGFTLDSGVFAMTQLLAEHPDVDGVFAANDLMAQGVCQLLRERGMRVPDDVAVIGFDDSGVARSCRPPLTTVRQPVERMAAEMARLLDQHIRGERTNPTSVVFDPELVVRETT; from the coding sequence ATGAGCAGGCAGGCCCCCACCCTGGAGGACGTCGCCCGCGAGGCGGGCGTCTCCCGGGCGACCGTGTCCCGGGTCGTCAACGGTGTCCGCAACGTGGATCCGGCGATCCAGGAACAGGTGCAGCGGGCGATCGAGCGGACGGGCTACGCCCCCAACAGGGCGGCCCGTTCCCTGGTGACCCGGCGCGCAGAGACCATCGCCCTGGTGGTGTCCGGAGCGGGGAGCGGTCCGCAGGAGACCCAGGAGGCCTTCGCCGCCCGGGTGTTCGCCGACCCGTTCTTCGGCCGGGTGGTCGCGGGGGTCGTGGGGTTTCTGCGCCCGCGTTCGATGCACCCGGTCCTGATGTTCGCGGAGTCCGCGGACGACCGGCACGAGGTACTCACCTATCTGCGCCAGGGCCGCGCCGATGGGGCGCTCGTCGTCTCGACCCACGCCGACGACCCCCTGCCCACGCTGCTGGCCGCGGCGAAGCTGCCCACCGTACTGTTCGCGCGGCCGACGCCGCCGGTTCCGTTGAGCTATGTGGATCTGGACCACCGCGACGGCGGTCGGCTCGCCGCGCTGGCCCTTCTGGAGCGGGGCTGCCGTCGGCCGGCGACGGTGACCGGCCCGCTCGCCGTGTCCGCGAGCCAGGAGCGGCTGGCGGGGTTCCGCGACACGATGGCGCGGGGCGGCCACCCGTATGTGCCCCTCGCCGAGGGGGGGTTCACGCTGGACAGCGGTGTCTTCGCGATGACGCAGCTGCTCGCCGAACACCCGGACGTGGACGGGGTGTTCGCGGCCAACGACCTCATGGCCCAGGGCGTCTGCCAGCTGCTGCGGGAGCGGGGGATGCGGGTGCCCGACGATGTCGCGGTGATCGGCTTCGACGACTCCGGCGTCGCCCGGTCCTGCCGCCCTCCGTTGACCACGGTCCGTCAGCCGGTCGAGCGGATGGCGGCGGAGATGGCCCGCCTCCTCGACCAGCACATCCGCGGCGAACGCACCAATCCGACGTCCGTGGTCTTCGACCCCGAACTGGTGGTCCGCGAGACCACATAG
- a CDS encoding glycoside hydrolase family 3 C-terminal domain-containing protein yields MRDEDELDRLIDKLTPEAKVALLTGADTWRTAAEPAVELRPWVMSDGPAGVRGPSWDERHTAVLLPSATALAATWDEPLVERLGSLLALEARRKGVHVVLAPNLNLHRSPLGGRHFECFSEDPELTGRMGAALVRGIQAHQVAATAKHYVANDSETDRLSVDVRVDERTLREVYLAPFEAAVAAGVRFVMAGYNAVNGTTTTASSLLRSPLRTEWGFAGVVVSDWGAARSTGECARAGLDLVMPGPEGVWGEALVRALERGEVDRRLVDDKVRHLLRGADWLGALGPMPLPGRRPRPRPGAVRALVRRAAAAGTVLLANRNVLPLDAEGLTTVAVIGARAAHTRTQGGGSAGVFPEGEVGVLDGVRAWLRGRATVVHAPGPALAGPPPVLDGTWCTAPDSGAPGVLLRVLDADETVLHSEHRFCARQLEPPLPPGAHTVEIRARLGPRASGRWTLGIAGFGRMTLHLDGAELLAGDFPKDTDDPALIHVTPPIHRVSAELVAGTSPLLVARRELAPDTGRALVVSAAPPAPDTATALAAAARAAHAADAAIVVVGTTEDDECEGRDRTHLRLGSDQDALVRAVAAANPRTVVIVNSGGPVEMPWRREVGALLLSWFPGQEGGSALADVLFGRTEPGGRLPTTWPAVLQDAPVVDTRPREGRLAYTEGPHIGHRGWLRAGRTPAYWFGHGLGYTTWAYEEVTGPSSVRAGESFTVRVRVRNTGTRAGREVVQVYLARPGATVEYPERWFAGYAAVRARPGETVTASVDVPARALRYWDERTGRWRTEPGTCRVLAGPSAGDVPLAREVELTPAD; encoded by the coding sequence ATGAGGGACGAGGACGAGCTCGACCGGCTGATCGACAAGCTCACACCGGAGGCGAAGGTGGCGCTGCTCACCGGCGCCGACACCTGGCGCACGGCGGCGGAGCCGGCCGTCGAGCTGCGCCCGTGGGTGATGTCGGACGGGCCGGCCGGTGTGCGCGGCCCGTCGTGGGACGAACGGCATACGGCCGTGTTGCTGCCCTCGGCCACCGCGCTCGCCGCCACCTGGGACGAGCCGCTCGTCGAGCGGCTCGGCTCGCTCCTCGCCCTGGAGGCGCGGCGCAAGGGCGTCCACGTGGTCCTCGCGCCCAACCTCAATCTGCACCGGAGCCCGCTCGGTGGGCGGCACTTCGAGTGCTTCTCGGAGGACCCCGAACTGACCGGGCGGATGGGGGCCGCCCTGGTGCGGGGCATTCAGGCGCACCAGGTGGCCGCCACGGCGAAGCACTACGTGGCCAATGACTCCGAGACGGACCGGCTGTCCGTGGATGTCCGGGTCGACGAGCGGACCTTGCGCGAGGTGTATCTCGCGCCGTTCGAGGCGGCCGTGGCGGCAGGTGTCCGGTTCGTCATGGCGGGCTACAACGCGGTCAACGGAACGACCACGACGGCGAGTTCGCTGCTGAGGTCCCCGTTGCGGACCGAGTGGGGCTTCGCCGGTGTCGTCGTCTCCGACTGGGGAGCGGCGCGCTCCACCGGGGAGTGTGCCCGGGCCGGTCTCGACTTGGTGATGCCGGGGCCCGAGGGGGTGTGGGGCGAGGCCCTGGTGCGCGCGCTGGAACGGGGGGAGGTGGACCGGCGTCTCGTGGACGACAAGGTGCGCCATCTGTTGCGAGGGGCGGACTGGCTGGGCGCGCTGGGCCCGATGCCCCTCCCGGGGCGCCGCCCGCGCCCACGGCCGGGCGCGGTACGGGCCCTGGTCCGCAGGGCGGCGGCCGCCGGGACGGTCCTGCTGGCCAACCGGAACGTACTGCCGCTGGACGCCGAGGGGCTCACCACGGTGGCCGTCATCGGCGCCCGCGCCGCACACACCCGCACCCAGGGCGGCGGCAGCGCGGGGGTGTTCCCCGAGGGGGAGGTCGGCGTCCTGGACGGCGTCCGGGCGTGGTTGCGCGGTCGGGCGACGGTGGTGCACGCGCCGGGGCCCGCACTCGCGGGGCCACCGCCCGTCCTGGACGGGACCTGGTGCACCGCTCCGGATTCGGGGGCGCCGGGCGTTCTGCTCCGGGTCCTGGACGCCGACGAAACCGTGTTGCACAGCGAACACCGCTTCTGCGCACGGCAGTTGGAGCCGCCGCTGCCGCCCGGCGCCCACACGGTGGAGATCAGGGCGCGGCTGGGGCCGCGCGCATCGGGCCGCTGGACGCTGGGCATCGCCGGCTTCGGACGGATGACCCTGCACCTGGACGGGGCCGAGCTCCTGGCCGGCGACTTCCCCAAGGACACCGACGACCCGGCCCTCATCCATGTCACACCCCCGATTCATAGGGTCAGCGCCGAGCTGGTCGCGGGGACCTCTCCGCTGCTCGTCGCGCGCCGCGAACTCGCCCCGGACACCGGTCGTGCGCTGGTCGTGAGCGCCGCACCGCCCGCCCCCGACACCGCGACGGCGCTCGCCGCCGCCGCGCGGGCGGCGCACGCGGCGGACGCGGCGATCGTCGTCGTCGGCACCACGGAGGACGACGAGTGCGAAGGCCGCGACCGTACGCATCTGCGGCTGGGGTCCGACCAGGACGCCCTGGTCCGCGCGGTGGCCGCCGCCAACCCGCGCACGGTGGTGATCGTCAACAGCGGGGGCCCGGTGGAGATGCCCTGGCGGCGGGAGGTGGGCGCCCTGCTGCTTTCCTGGTTTCCCGGTCAGGAGGGCGGCTCGGCCCTGGCCGACGTCCTGTTCGGCCGTACGGAACCCGGCGGCCGGCTCCCCACCACCTGGCCCGCCGTGCTTCAGGACGCGCCCGTCGTGGACACCCGGCCCCGCGAGGGACGGCTCGCCTACACCGAGGGCCCGCACATCGGACACCGGGGCTGGCTGCGGGCGGGGCGGACACCGGCGTACTGGTTCGGGCACGGGTTGGGGTACACGACGTGGGCCTATGAGGAGGTGACCGGTCCGTCCTCGGTGCGGGCGGGTGAGTCGTTCACGGTGCGGGTCCGGGTGCGCAACACCGGGACGCGGGCCGGCCGTGAGGTCGTCCAGGTGTATCTGGCCCGCCCCGGCGCCACCGTGGAGTACCCCGAGCGGTGGTTCGCGGGATACGCGGCCGTGCGGGCACGCCCCGGTGAGACGGTGACCGCGTCGGTCGACGTCCCGGCGCGGGCGCTGCGGTACTGGGACGAGCGGACGGGGCGATGGCGTACCGAGCCGGGTACGTGCCGGGTGCTGGCGGGCCCGTCGGCGGGGGACGTACCACTGGCCCGGGAGGTGGAGCTGACGCCCGCCGACTGA